TGCGGCGCAGGCCCCCGGCCAGTCACCGCAAAATCCCTTGACCGTCGAAGAACTCAATCGGCGGATCGAACAACATTCCGCCCCACCCCCGGCAACCATCGGCCCGCTGGACTATCGCCTGGGCCCGGAGGACTTGATTGAGGTAGCGGTGTTCGAGGCGCCCGAATTGGGCGCCGTAGCGCGTATCTCGCCGACCGGCAGGCTCACTCTGCCTCTGCTCGGTCCTGTCCATGCGTCCGGCTTGACGCCGCGAGAGTTCGAACTCGTCGTTGAAGAATTGCTCCGCCAGAGAGGGTACATGCACGACCCGCACGCCAGCGTTTCCGTGCGCGAGATGCGCAGTCACGGAGTTTCCGTCATCGGAGCGGTGCAGAAATCCGGCGTCTATCAGCTTCACGGAAGCAAGACATTAATTGAGGTGCTCTCGCTCGCCTCCGGGCTCGCCGAGGATGCCGGCGACACCGTGCTGGTGGCCCGCCGGGAAAGCCTTCGTGGAGCGCCACCGCCGGCCGAAACCCCAGACGCACCCCCCGGAGATCTGAATGGCCTCCCCGGCGGCTTGCAGGAAACAAGAGTCCTCTCCGTGGATTTGCGTCAGTTGCTCTACAGCGCCGATGAGGCGCTGAACGTGCCCATCTTTCCGGGAGACATTGTCAAGGTGAGCCAGGCCGGGATCGTCTATGTGGTGGGCGACGTGAAAAAGCCCGGCGGGTTCAAGCTGAAGAACAATGAAAGCATCACCGTGCTGCAGGCAATCGCACTGGCGGAAGGCATGAATCGTACCGCCGCCCAAACCCGGGCGCGCATTATTCGCACCGGTGCGGACGGCCAGCGGCGTGAATTGCCTCTCAACCTTGCCCAACTGCTCCGCGGCAGGTCGCCCGACCCTGTCCTGCAGCCGAAAGACATCGTATTTGTGCCGAGCAGCACAGGAAAGACCGCCGCCTACCGCGGCATGGAGAGCGCCCTACAAATTGTGACCGGACTGATCATCTGGCGACGCTAGCGCCGGCGCATCGGATCGAAGTAGAGGAGATCCATGGCATCGAATCAGATCGAACGGATTGTTCCCGGCCCGCTGGAACCGGCCCGGCCGGAATGGAATTGGCCCGGCAGCTTTCCTCCCGAACCCGGCGAGGCGCCTCATCTGTTGGACTACTGGCGCATCTTGCGCAAGCGCCGGTGGACCGTGCTCAGTATCTTTGTGGTGCTCTTTGTGGTGGTGCTCGTCGGCACCGTCCGACAGACGCCGATCTACCGCGCTCAGGCGACCCTGCAGATTGACAAGGAAAACCCGCAGATTTTTAGCTTCAAGGAGATTTTCCAGTTCAGCTCGGACTCCGATGAATACCTGGAAACCCAGTACAAGATTTTGCAGAGCCACAGCCTGGCGTTGCGGGTCATTGACGAGCTGGGCCTCGACCGGCAACCGGAATTTCTGCCCCGCTCCTGGTGGCCCTGGAAAACGGCCCCGGTCGAGGTGCGCGCTCAGGAGCGATTGGAGGAAAAACATTCGGCGAAAACATATCAAGTCGTCTTGCGAAACTTTCTCAAGCGCTTGGGCGTGGAGCCGGTGCGACGCAGCCGGCTGGTCAAGGTGAGCTTTGACTCGGCTGACCCGGCGTTGGCGGCACAAACCGTGAACGCCTTGGCTGGCTCTTTCATCAACCAGAACCTGGAAGCCCGCTGGGAGGCCACCCAAAAAGCCTCGGAGTGGCTTTCTCAGGAGCTCACCGCGCTCAAGATTCGGCTGGAAAAGTCCGACGACGAACTCCAAAGCTATGCTCGCCACAACGCCATCGTTTTTCTCGAGGACGAATCAGGGCAGCGGCGGAAGATCGTTGACGAGCGCCTGAAATTGCTGCAGGCGGAACTATCCGAGGCTGAAGCCGAGCGCATCCAGAAGGAATCCGTCTATCGGCTTGTCCAGGAGGGCGACCCGGGATCGCTGCCGGGGGTGTTCGACAGCAAGTTGATGCAGGACCTTACTCTTCGTCTGGCGGAACTGAAACGCCAATACTCTCAACTCACTTCCACCTTCTCGACCAACTACCCGCAGGTGGTGCAGTTGCAAAGGCAGATCGACGAGGTCGAGCGGGTGCTGGCCGAAGAGCGAAACCGCGGCGCGCAGAAGCTCACCAACGACTATCTGGCCGCAGTGCGCCGGGAAGAAATGCTGCGGGTTGCTTTTGAACGCCAGAAGCGCGAGGCGGAGCAAATTGCTGAGAAGACCATCCAGTACAACATCCTGAAGCGTGAGGTGGACACCAACAAACAGCTCTACGAGGGATTGTTGCAGCGACTGAAAGAGGCCGGCGTGTCGGCCGGCTTGAAGGCCAGCAACATCCGGGTGGTGGACCCGGCGGAAATTCCTCGCAAGCCGGTGCGGCCGATGATCTTGCTGAACCTCGCGCTCGGGCTGGCCTTTGGGCTGGGCCTCGGCGCCAGCGCTGCCTTCTTGCAAGAGTATCTCGACAATACCCTCAAGAGTCCGGATGACATTGAGCGCTACCTGCGCGCGCCCTGGCTGGGCATGATTCCCTCGGTCACCAGCCTCGACGGCCACCGCCGCCTCTACGGCTATGGTTCGCGCCGCAGAAAGCTCGCTGCCGGAGTACGAGCTTCCGAAATTATTTCCCACGAGACCAGCCCCACCGCTTTGCAAGAAGCCTATCGCAGTCTGCGCACCTCGATTTTGCTCTCGGCGGCCGAGCATGCCCCGCGGACCTTGCTCGTCACCAGCGCCAGCCCGGGAGAAGGCAAGACCACCACGGCGGCCAACCTGGCCATCGCGCTGGCGCAGTTGGGAAGTCGTGTCCTGGTGATTGACAGCGATCTGCGCAAGCCGCGACTGCACCGCATTTTCCAACTCGACAGCCGCCAGGGCTTGGTCACCCACCTGACCGGGCTCCTCCCCTCTGCGGACGTGATCCAGCACAGTTACGTGCCCAATGTGGACGTGGTGGTTTGCGGGCCGGTGCCGCCGAATCCCTCTGAACTCTTGAGCGCACCGCGCATGGACGATTTGGTCGGCCAGGCGGCCAAGACCTATGACGTGGTGATTCTGGACTCGCCGCCGGTGCTCAACGTGGCCGACGCCCGCATCCTGGCGCGGATTGTCGAACGCGTGGTGCTTGTCGTCGAAGGCGGAAAGACCCCGCGCGAGCTGGTGCGGCGGGCTCATGCCTTGCTGGCGGAAGCGGGCGGGAACGTCCTTGGCGTCGTGCTGAACAACGTGGATGTGACACAGGACAGCTACTACTACGAGCGGAGTTACTACAACTACTACTCGAGCTACGCCGAGGCTTCGCCCGAAGAAGAAGCGCGTAGCGCGGCGCAGGGTTCACACTGAAGGGTAAGCCGGGCAGCATCGCCCTTCCGGTCGAGACCCGAGGAAGAAAATACGCCGAGCCCCGCACAAGGCAGTGCAGGACGGAGACACCCCATGATTGTTACCAGGACCTCAGTTCGGTTGCCGCTCGGCGGCGGGGGAACAGACCTGCCGTGGTATGCCAACGAACATGGCGGCTTTCTGCTGGCGACGGCGATTGACAAATATGTCTACGTCATCGTGAAACGCCGCTTTGAGCCCAGCATACGGGTGAGCTATTCGAAGACGGAGATTGTCGATGCCGTCGAGCAAATCCAGCACCCGCTGGTCCGCGAGGCGCTCAAGTTGCTCAAGGTTCAGGACCCGATTGAAATCGTTTCCCTGGCCGATGTTCCGGCCAATACCGGGCTCGGCACCTCCAGCAGCTTTACCGTCGGCCTGCTGAATGCCTTGCATGCCTACGGGGGAGAGTATGTCTCCGCGCAACAACTGGCCCAGGAGGCTTGCCAGATCGAAATGGACACCTTGGCCGAACCCATCGGCAAACAGGATCAATATCTGGCGGCGCTCGGCGGAGTCACCTGTCTGGAAATTGCTCGCGACGGAACCGTTTCCGCCCTGCCCCTGCGGCTTAGCCCGGATGCCCGCGAGCAGTTTGAAAGCAACACCCTGCTTTTCTATACCGGCATCCGGCGCAATGCCTCGGAAGTCCTCGGCGAACAACGTGACGCTTCCGGCAAAGAAAGAAACCAACAAATCGAGAGGCTTCATCGCATCAAGGAGATTGGCCGAGAAGTGCAACGTTGCTTTTTGGCCGGGGATCTGGACGAGTTCGGCCGGCTGCTCGACGCCCATTGGCAGGTCAAGCGAGGACTTTCACCAAAGGTCTCAGAGAACCGCATTGATCGCTGGTACGAAATCGCTCGCGCCAACGGGGCGCTGGGCGGGAAGTTGATGGGGGCAGGCGGGGGCGGGTTCTTGATGTTCTACTGTAACGGCGGAAAGCAACGATTGCGCAGCGTCATGGAACAGGAAGGCCTACAGGAAATGCGCTTCCGCATTGAAAAGGATGGCTCGAAGGTCTTGGTGAATTTCTGAGGGCGCTTCGGCCGCCGGCGCCGTGCCCCGGGGACGCAATGCCATGTCAAACACCGCTTACATCAACCGCTACCTCGGTGAGATGCAGACGATCATCGAGCGGCTTTCTCGCGAGGAGATCGATCGCGCCATCGAAGTGCTCTTTGATGCCTGGCGAAGCGACCGGGGCGTATTCCTCATGGGAAACGGCGGCTCGGCTTCTACCGCCACTCACTTTGCTTGCGATCTCTCCAAGGTGACGATTGTGGAGGGACAGAAGCGCCTCCGCGCCATCAGCCTCACCGACAACATTCCCCTCATGACGGCCTGGATCAATGACAACGGCTTCGACAACCTCTTTGCCGAGCAACTGCGCAACCTGATGCGGCAGGGCGACGTGCTCATCGGCATCAGCGTGCATGGTGGCAGCGGCCGCGACAAGGCCGACCGGTGGTCGCAAAATCTTTTGAAGGCGATGCTGGTTGCCAAGGAAGAGTTTGGCGGCACCACCATTGGTTTGAGCGGTTTTGACGGCGGGGCGATGAAGGCCATCGCCGATGTTTGCCTGGTGGTGCCGTTTCCTTCCACTCCTCACGTCGAATCGTTCCACCTGGTGCTCGAGCATTTGATCACCTTCTGCTTGAAGGAAAAGATACAGGCGGCAGTATGCGAGCAGTCTTCCT
The DNA window shown above is from Candidatus Acidiferrales bacterium and carries:
- a CDS encoding polysaccharide biosynthesis/export family protein — its product is MGARADTAKDGNAAAVSREDIGWRKESRMKVKTSLTLIVTLALQVSLSAQAPYPPGAAQAPGQSPQNPLTVEELNRRIEQHSAPPPATIGPLDYRLGPEDLIEVAVFEAPELGAVARISPTGRLTLPLLGPVHASGLTPREFELVVEELLRQRGYMHDPHASVSVREMRSHGVSVIGAVQKSGVYQLHGSKTLIEVLSLASGLAEDAGDTVLVARRESLRGAPPPAETPDAPPGDLNGLPGGLQETRVLSVDLRQLLYSADEALNVPIFPGDIVKVSQAGIVYVVGDVKKPGGFKLKNNESITVLQAIALAEGMNRTAAQTRARIIRTGADGQRRELPLNLAQLLRGRSPDPVLQPKDIVFVPSSTGKTAAYRGMESALQIVTGLIIWRR
- a CDS encoding polysaccharide biosynthesis tyrosine autokinase; this translates as MASNQIERIVPGPLEPARPEWNWPGSFPPEPGEAPHLLDYWRILRKRRWTVLSIFVVLFVVVLVGTVRQTPIYRAQATLQIDKENPQIFSFKEIFQFSSDSDEYLETQYKILQSHSLALRVIDELGLDRQPEFLPRSWWPWKTAPVEVRAQERLEEKHSAKTYQVVLRNFLKRLGVEPVRRSRLVKVSFDSADPALAAQTVNALAGSFINQNLEARWEATQKASEWLSQELTALKIRLEKSDDELQSYARHNAIVFLEDESGQRRKIVDERLKLLQAELSEAEAERIQKESVYRLVQEGDPGSLPGVFDSKLMQDLTLRLAELKRQYSQLTSTFSTNYPQVVQLQRQIDEVERVLAEERNRGAQKLTNDYLAAVRREEMLRVAFERQKREAEQIAEKTIQYNILKREVDTNKQLYEGLLQRLKEAGVSAGLKASNIRVVDPAEIPRKPVRPMILLNLALGLAFGLGLGASAAFLQEYLDNTLKSPDDIERYLRAPWLGMIPSVTSLDGHRRLYGYGSRRRKLAAGVRASEIISHETSPTALQEAYRSLRTSILLSAAEHAPRTLLVTSASPGEGKTTTAANLAIALAQLGSRVLVIDSDLRKPRLHRIFQLDSRQGLVTHLTGLLPSADVIQHSYVPNVDVVVCGPVPPNPSELLSAPRMDDLVGQAAKTYDVVILDSPPVLNVADARILARIVERVVLVVEGGKTPRELVRRAHALLAEAGGNVLGVVLNNVDVTQDSYYYERSYYNYYSSYAEASPEEEARSAAQGSH
- a CDS encoding SIS domain-containing protein; this translates as MSNTAYINRYLGEMQTIIERLSREEIDRAIEVLFDAWRSDRGVFLMGNGGSASTATHFACDLSKVTIVEGQKRLRAISLTDNIPLMTAWINDNGFDNLFAEQLRNLMRQGDVLIGISVHGGSGRDKADRWSQNLLKAMLVAKEEFGGTTIGLSGFDGGAMKAIADVCLVVPFPSTPHVESFHLVLEHLITFCLKEKIQAAVCEQSSLTATA